A window of Kiritimatiellaceae bacterium contains these coding sequences:
- a CDS encoding glycosyltransferase family 4 protein: MTDRKKIVCYDDNPDYGGHQIMACLAVEGLAKSAAWQPTFFCSPTNIRLNKRLKEIQTGTGNLEICETPFTTRKLQGLRNRFAVKTIGALRERLEAKNPDVLLCVQGEIEDGSLALCAAEKMAAPCISYIPVPHRMALMGAKLGAVRDMLNAYLFKKPDGWITISGSMKALLEERGATAPIEVVHNGINMKRFTPRDKTAARAALGLPLEKTILGTIGRIEFNQKQQTFLVRTFFDHFQNSPSMHLVIIGDGPDRGRLEALIGELGLHKQVTLLPWQSDSSIVYSALDLLIIPSRFEGVPLVMLEALACGTPVIGSARDGMKDLLPASWTFEHGNSTALADVIKYVVKDWKEELPALQTRVRNEYTVEKFQQNFEAALNHFLIMGRRCT, from the coding sequence ATGACCGACCGTAAAAAAATTGTCTGCTACGACGACAACCCCGATTACGGCGGACATCAGATTATGGCCTGTCTCGCTGTTGAAGGGCTCGCTAAATCCGCTGCATGGCAACCGACATTCTTTTGCAGCCCGACGAACATTCGGCTCAACAAGCGACTCAAGGAAATCCAGACCGGTACCGGCAACCTTGAAATCTGCGAAACACCGTTCACCACCCGAAAGCTGCAGGGATTACGCAATCGTTTCGCCGTAAAAACGATTGGCGCCCTGCGCGAACGGCTCGAAGCCAAAAATCCAGATGTGCTTCTCTGTGTACAGGGAGAAATCGAAGACGGATCCCTTGCCTTATGCGCCGCAGAAAAAATGGCCGCGCCGTGTATCAGCTATATTCCTGTTCCGCACCGCATGGCACTCATGGGTGCAAAACTCGGCGCAGTGCGCGACATGCTGAATGCGTACCTTTTCAAAAAACCGGATGGATGGATCACCATCAGCGGCTCGATGAAAGCACTGCTTGAAGAACGCGGCGCAACTGCACCGATCGAAGTGGTTCATAACGGCATTAATATGAAACGCTTCACGCCGCGTGACAAAACCGCCGCACGTGCGGCGCTTGGACTTCCGCTGGAAAAAACCATCCTTGGCACAATCGGTCGCATTGAATTCAACCAGAAACAGCAGACCTTCCTTGTCCGCACATTTTTCGATCATTTCCAAAACAGTCCGTCGATGCATTTAGTCATCATTGGCGACGGCCCCGACCGCGGACGGCTCGAAGCGCTGATCGGCGAACTGGGTCTGCATAAACAAGTCACCCTGCTCCCGTGGCAATCCGACAGTTCCATTGTTTACAGTGCGCTTGATCTTTTGATTATTCCGTCGCGTTTCGAAGGCGTCCCGCTTGTCATGCTCGAAGCGCTCGCCTGCGGTACGCCGGTTATCGGCAGTGCCCGCGACGGCATGAAAGATTTGCTTCCCGCCAGCTGGACCTTTGAACACGGGAACAGTACTGCGCTGGCCGATGTCATCAAATACGTTGTAAAAGACTGGAAAGAGGAACTGCCCGCTCTGCAAACCAGAGTGCGCAATGAATACACCGTCGAAAAATTTCAGCAGAATTTTGAAGCGGCGCTCAACCATTTCCTTATAATGGGCCGCCGATGTACCTAG
- a CDS encoding 2Fe-2S iron-sulfur cluster binding domain-containing protein → MYKLTINGKSIEAPDGATILETARRAGIRIPTLCFLEKREPIGACRVCLVEIAGARTLMAACSTPVANGMDIKTNSPRVRAARRQVVELLLSEHNGNCPVCDRNQDCELQALASELGIREIAYEGEKAKARIDNSTPALVRDNSKCIKCRRCVTVCSQVQGVGALHPQGRGFDTVIGPAFTLNLDGVACVQCGQCAAVCPVGAISEKSHVEAVWKELENPKKTVVVQTAPAIRAALGECFGCEPGTRVTGKMVSALRALGFNGVFDTNFTADLTIMEEGTELLTRLKKALVDGEKVPLPMFTSCSPGWINFAEYYYPEFLPNLSTCKSPQQMFGAVAKTYYAQKIGVKPEDMVVVSVMPCTAKKFESQREEMDDSGVRDVDYVLTTRELGRMIKEAGIDFMSLEDEKMDAPLGLGSGAADIFANTGGVMEAALRTAYEIVTGRTLPMENLHVKPVAGLEGIKEASVVITGTVPAWSFLEGVEVKLAVAHGLANVRRLLESIKRGEKSYHFIEVMTCPGGCIGGGGQPRLTDDSVRMKRIGAIYAEDEGKALRKSHENEAVQQLYKEFLGAPLGEKSHHLLHTKYKHKPAL, encoded by the coding sequence ATGTATAAACTGACGATCAACGGAAAATCCATTGAAGCGCCGGATGGTGCGACCATTCTGGAAACAGCGCGCCGTGCCGGAATTCGAATTCCGACACTCTGCTTTCTTGAGAAGCGCGAGCCGATCGGTGCCTGCCGTGTCTGTCTGGTCGAAATTGCCGGTGCGCGTACGCTGATGGCGGCCTGCTCGACGCCGGTAGCGAACGGAATGGATATTAAAACCAACAGTCCGCGTGTCCGCGCCGCACGCCGACAGGTGGTCGAATTGCTTCTTTCCGAACACAACGGCAACTGTCCGGTCTGTGACCGCAATCAGGACTGTGAGTTGCAGGCGCTGGCCTCCGAGCTGGGAATTCGCGAAATCGCCTACGAAGGTGAAAAAGCTAAAGCCCGTATCGACAACAGCACACCGGCGCTGGTTCGTGACAACTCCAAGTGCATCAAGTGCCGCCGTTGTGTCACCGTCTGTTCGCAGGTGCAGGGCGTCGGTGCACTGCATCCGCAGGGACGCGGCTTCGATACCGTGATCGGCCCGGCCTTCACGCTGAATCTGGATGGCGTGGCGTGCGTGCAATGCGGACAGTGCGCCGCCGTTTGTCCGGTGGGTGCTATTTCTGAAAAGAGCCATGTGGAAGCGGTCTGGAAAGAACTCGAAAATCCGAAGAAAACAGTCGTTGTGCAGACGGCACCGGCTATTCGCGCCGCGCTCGGCGAATGCTTCGGTTGCGAACCGGGCACCCGCGTCACCGGTAAGATGGTTAGCGCATTGCGCGCACTTGGCTTCAACGGCGTGTTCGATACGAACTTCACTGCCGACCTCACCATCATGGAAGAGGGCACCGAACTGCTGACGCGTTTAAAAAAAGCGCTGGTGGACGGCGAAAAAGTTCCGTTACCGATGTTTACCAGCTGTTCGCCCGGCTGGATTAACTTCGCGGAATATTATTATCCCGAATTTCTGCCGAATCTTTCGACCTGCAAATCGCCGCAGCAGATGTTCGGCGCGGTCGCCAAGACCTATTATGCACAGAAGATCGGCGTGAAGCCGGAGGATATGGTGGTCGTTTCCGTCATGCCGTGCACGGCCAAGAAGTTTGAGAGCCAGCGTGAAGAGATGGATGATAGCGGTGTCCGCGATGTGGATTATGTACTCACCACGCGCGAACTGGGCCGGATGATTAAAGAGGCCGGGATTGACTTCATGTCGCTCGAAGACGAAAAAATGGATGCCCCGCTTGGACTCGGCTCCGGCGCGGCGGATATTTTTGCCAACACCGGCGGCGTCATGGAAGCGGCCTTGCGGACGGCTTACGAAATCGTCACCGGACGCACGTTGCCGATGGAAAATCTGCACGTCAAGCCGGTCGCCGGACTCGAAGGAATCAAAGAAGCTTCTGTCGTTATAACCGGCACTGTTCCGGCGTGGTCGTTCCTCGAAGGTGTTGAAGTGAAGCTGGCGGTCGCCCACGGACTGGCCAATGTCCGCCGGTTGCTTGAAAGCATTAAGCGCGGCGAAAAGAGCTATCACTTCATCGAAGTCATGACCTGTCCCGGCGGGTGTATCGGCGGCGGCGGACAGCCGCGATTGACGGATGACTCGGTGCGCATGAAGCGTATCGGTGCCATCTATGCCGAAGACGAAGGCAAGGCGCTGCGCAAATCGCACGAAAACGAAGCCGTCCAGCAGCTCTATAAAGAATTCCTTGGCGCGCCGCTCGGCGAAAAATCGCATCACCTGCTGCACACGAAGTATAAGCACAAACCGGCGCTGTAG
- a CDS encoding N-acetyl-gamma-glutamyl-phosphate reductase yields the protein MKSVKVVGAGGYGGVGITELLLQHPEFKIDCLVAATETGMKMSDLYPHLKGFCDELIRTPDDPKAQEAYDAVFFSTPDGVGMQTAAAELAKGAHVVDYSGDFRFTTPEKYSAYATFIGKNPVHAAPELLPQTVYGLSELHPFGKKQKLAGNPGCFAVSCILGLAPAAAGKLIDPKSVICDCKTGVSGAGKKPAATFHYPARYEQINAYKLAGHQHMVEIEQELSALAGETIRITMTAQVLPLCRGILSCLYANLNETMSAKQLMEAYKAFYADKPFVRIFDNKANIGTAQVSGTNFCNLIVDVDERNNRLRVISHIDNLMKGQAGNALQNMNLMFGFDPMLGLNFPGRCP from the coding sequence ATGAAGAGTGTAAAAGTTGTCGGTGCGGGCGGGTACGGCGGAGTAGGAATCACAGAACTGCTTCTGCAGCATCCCGAGTTCAAAATTGACTGTCTGGTGGCGGCCACCGAAACCGGTATGAAGATGAGCGATCTTTATCCCCACCTGAAAGGCTTTTGCGACGAACTGATCCGGACGCCGGACGACCCGAAGGCGCAGGAAGCCTATGACGCGGTATTTTTCTCCACGCCGGACGGAGTCGGTATGCAGACGGCCGCCGCTGAACTGGCCAAAGGCGCGCATGTGGTGGACTACAGCGGCGACTTCCGGTTTACCACGCCGGAAAAATACAGCGCTTACGCGACGTTCATCGGAAAAAATCCTGTCCATGCCGCACCGGAACTGCTTCCGCAAACGGTGTACGGACTTTCCGAACTGCACCCGTTCGGCAAAAAGCAAAAACTGGCCGGTAATCCCGGATGCTTCGCTGTGAGCTGTATCCTCGGCCTTGCACCGGCGGCGGCTGGAAAACTGATTGATCCGAAGAGTGTCATCTGTGACTGCAAAACCGGCGTCTCCGGCGCAGGCAAAAAACCGGCGGCTACATTCCATTATCCGGCGCGGTACGAGCAGATCAACGCCTACAAGCTGGCCGGACACCAGCACATGGTTGAAATCGAGCAGGAACTGAGCGCGCTGGCGGGCGAAACCATCCGGATCACCATGACGGCGCAGGTTCTGCCTCTCTGCCGGGGAATTCTTTCCTGTCTTTATGCCAATCTGAACGAAACCATGAGCGCAAAACAGCTGATGGAAGCCTACAAAGCGTTCTATGCCGACAAGCCGTTCGTACGGATTTTCGATAATAAGGCCAACATCGGCACCGCGCAGGTCAGCGGAACCAACTTCTGCAACCTGATCGTGGATGTGGATGAAAGGAATAACCGGTTACGGGTAATCTCGCACATTGACAACCTGATGAAAGGTCAGGCCGGTAATGCGCTTCAGAACATGAACCTGATGTTCGGTTTTGATCCAATGCTCGGACTCAACTTCCCCGGACGCTGTCCGTGA
- a CDS encoding DUF454 family protein produces the protein MIKTIHRGLWLAAGLIFVLLGIIGLMLPVVPQIPFFLAAVLCFMRCSGRFSNWMEKKPWFVRFRARFPKKEVRS, from the coding sequence GTGATCAAAACCATCCATCGGGGACTATGGCTGGCGGCAGGTTTAATTTTCGTACTTCTGGGGATAATCGGCCTGATGCTTCCCGTAGTTCCGCAGATTCCGTTCTTCCTTGCAGCGGTCCTCTGCTTCATGCGCTGTTCGGGACGGTTTAGCAACTGGATGGAAAAGAAACCGTGGTTTGTCCGCTTTCGCGCCCGTTTTCCGAAAAAAGAGGTTCGCAGCTAA
- a CDS encoding AAA family ATPase: protein MYLDFFQLKEFPFNVTPDPRFLFFSERHREAFDSLLYGVEHRKGFIVLTGEVGCGKTTICRSVLNNLPGTTHSAFILNPSITAAQLVRSILLDLNIEPKGGDKLVHITQLNRFLLQCLEKGENVAVIIDESQNLDPQLMEQVRMLSNLETDQHKLMQIILSGQPELKERMRQPGLRQLRQRVMVHCDLEPLSVVETALYIQHRLKVAGAADPGGIFHGASIEQIHGRAGGIPRQINTICDRSLLSAYVRKDHQVTTQDIATALTELASLIGFQGDSQ from the coding sequence ATGTACCTAGACTTTTTCCAGCTTAAAGAATTTCCGTTCAACGTGACGCCTGATCCGCGGTTCCTTTTCTTTTCTGAACGCCACCGCGAAGCCTTCGACTCCCTGCTCTACGGTGTTGAGCACCGCAAAGGGTTTATTGTCCTCACCGGCGAAGTCGGCTGCGGAAAAACCACCATCTGCCGCTCGGTACTGAATAACCTGCCCGGCACCACTCACTCGGCGTTCATTCTCAACCCTTCAATTACGGCCGCCCAGCTTGTCCGATCCATCCTTCTCGACCTGAATATTGAGCCGAAAGGCGGCGACAAACTGGTACACATCACCCAGCTAAACCGCTTCCTGCTCCAATGCCTGGAAAAAGGCGAAAATGTCGCCGTCATTATCGATGAGTCCCAGAATCTCGACCCGCAACTGATGGAGCAGGTGCGAATGCTCTCCAATCTGGAAACGGATCAGCACAAACTCATGCAGATTATCCTTTCCGGCCAGCCGGAACTCAAAGAGCGGATGCGTCAGCCCGGCCTGCGCCAGCTCCGTCAGCGCGTTATGGTGCACTGCGACCTCGAACCGCTCAGCGTGGTTGAAACCGCTCTCTATATCCAGCATCGCCTGAAAGTTGCCGGAGCGGCTGACCCCGGCGGCATATTCCACGGTGCTTCGATTGAGCAGATTCACGGTCGAGCAGGCGGGATTCCTCGCCAGATCAACACCATCTGCGACCGTTCACTTCTTTCGGCCTACGTCCGCAAAGATCATCAGGTCACGACTCAGGATATCGCAACGGCTCTGACAGAGCTTGCATCATTAATTGGATTTCAGGGAGATTCACAATGA
- a CDS encoding GspB domain-containing protein — MSLIQDALRRKLEETPVPDIHSPVTPPSGEKGPKMPQVFLLLILLAVFLAAPIGYSLYLIKQKPLNLPLIGKKTHPVAAPAVSEPVVAPAPVIEASAPVTPPVQAVETVKVEIVVEPVKKEEPVPEIKPAWPGLKLTGIASSGSQRIAIINGKMLTVGRTVSEVTVREVHETDVVVEFSGERRVLHVDE, encoded by the coding sequence ATGAGTTTGATTCAAGATGCACTGAGACGGAAATTGGAAGAAACTCCGGTTCCTGATATTCATTCGCCAGTCACCCCCCCGTCCGGTGAAAAAGGCCCGAAAATGCCGCAGGTCTTTCTCCTGCTGATTTTACTCGCCGTATTCCTTGCCGCACCAATCGGTTACAGCCTCTATCTGATAAAACAAAAGCCGCTGAATCTGCCGCTGATTGGAAAAAAAACGCACCCTGTTGCTGCCCCTGCTGTTTCTGAACCGGTTGTCGCACCGGCGCCGGTAATTGAAGCTTCTGCTCCGGTTACACCGCCGGTTCAAGCCGTTGAGACGGTAAAGGTTGAAATAGTTGTCGAACCGGTAAAAAAAGAAGAGCCGGTTCCGGAAATCAAACCGGCGTGGCCCGGATTGAAACTGACCGGTATCGCCTCCAGCGGCAGCCAGCGTATCGCGATCATCAATGGAAAAATGCTCACCGTCGGCAGAACGGTCAGCGAAGTGACCGTTCGTGAAGTGCACGAAACCGATGTCGTCGTGGAATTTTCCGGCGAGCGTCGCGTCCTGCATGTGGACGAATAG